Proteins found in one Paenalkalicoccus suaedae genomic segment:
- a CDS encoding thermonuclease family protein, whose translation MLTRKLMQALAVLVILLSGCQGVSSSHSGTTEKTVDLSDKIEVTVRRVIDGDTFIADVNGTEERIRLILVDTPETVHPTKAVQPYGKEASAFSKKTLENQSVYLEYDKEKRDKYDRLLAYVFLKDGTSFNKILLEKGYARLAVFPPNIKYEDEYKQAEKEAKKKKLGLWNNKKGE comes from the coding sequence ATGCTAACTCGAAAGTTAATGCAAGCTTTGGCCGTCCTGGTCATCCTACTTAGTGGATGCCAGGGCGTTAGCAGCAGCCATTCTGGAACAACTGAAAAGACCGTTGATCTATCTGATAAAATTGAGGTAACTGTTAGACGCGTTATAGATGGAGACACATTTATTGCCGATGTTAATGGTACTGAGGAAAGAATCCGTTTAATATTGGTCGATACTCCGGAAACAGTCCATCCAACAAAAGCAGTGCAGCCTTATGGAAAAGAAGCTTCAGCCTTTTCAAAAAAGACGTTAGAGAATCAAAGTGTTTATCTGGAATACGACAAAGAAAAGCGTGATAAATACGATAGACTATTGGCATACGTATTTTTAAAGGACGGGACCTCATTTAACAAAATTCTCTTAGAGAAGGGCTATGCTCGTTTAGCTGTTTTTCCACCAAATATTAAATATGAAGATGAATACAAACAAGCTGAAAAAGAAGCAAAGAAAAAGAAATTGGGATTATGGAATAATAAGAAAGGTGAATAA
- a CDS encoding ArdC family protein, whose product MGKSVYEIITEKIIAQLEKGVVPWHQPWTNSCAAVNWKTQKPYRGINNFLVPPGEYASKKQILEAGGRIKKEEFKNSHIIVFWLWKEFEDEETEEKKKFAKPIYYRVWDINKQCTGLKSKRKQETYNHDPIEKAEEIINNYPNGPTYTFEPGEAAYFPTLDKINCPPIQDFKVPEEYYSTLFHEMIHSTGHKSRLARTFGTFGDEKYSKEELVAEMGAAMLCGIAGIENNTIENSASYIKSWLSALKDDNRLIFHASAQAQKAVDYILENTEEDQISTAS is encoded by the coding sequence GTGGGGAAATCAGTTTATGAAATCATCACGGAGAAAATTATTGCACAACTTGAAAAGGGTGTTGTTCCTTGGCATCAGCCCTGGACAAATTCCTGTGCAGCAGTTAACTGGAAAACACAAAAGCCTTATCGGGGTATCAATAACTTTTTAGTCCCTCCTGGGGAATACGCTTCTAAAAAACAAATCTTAGAAGCTGGCGGCCGCATCAAAAAAGAAGAATTTAAAAACTCACATATCATTGTGTTCTGGTTATGGAAAGAGTTTGAAGACGAAGAAACAGAAGAAAAAAAGAAATTTGCAAAGCCTATCTACTACCGCGTATGGGATATCAATAAACAATGTACCGGGCTAAAAAGTAAACGAAAACAAGAAACGTATAATCACGATCCCATTGAAAAAGCTGAAGAAATTATCAATAACTATCCCAATGGTCCAACCTACACCTTTGAACCTGGAGAAGCTGCATACTTTCCAACACTCGATAAAATCAATTGTCCGCCAATACAAGATTTTAAAGTGCCAGAAGAATACTACTCGACTCTTTTCCATGAAATGATACACAGTACAGGCCATAAAAGTCGCCTAGCAAGAACCTTTGGTACATTTGGTGACGAGAAATATTCTAAAGAAGAGCTAGTGGCAGAAATGGGTGCAGCTATGCTGTGCGGCATTGCCGGGATAGAAAACAATACCATTGAGAATAGTGCAAGCTATATCAAATCCTGGCTTTCTGCATTAAAAGACGATAACCGCCTGATATTCCATGCATCTGCACAAGCCCAAAAAGCTGTTGACTATATTTTAGAAAATACAGAAGAAGATCAAATAAGTACGGCAAGTTAA